The following are encoded in a window of uncultured Sphaerochaeta sp. genomic DNA:
- a CDS encoding 3-deoxy-7-phosphoheptulonate synthase: MANVDIRIKQVEPLATPQQVVTLLPVDERTAESIRRSRQTVNDIIQGRDQRLLAIIGPCSLHDPKAALEYARKLKKLASEIEEEMFVVMRTYFEKPRTVGGWKGLILDPKMDGSYDIGGGIMAARSLLLDIVKMGLPVGCEVLDPIIPQYIDELMSWSSIGARTTESQIHRNLASGLSVAVGFKNSTSGDLFNAINAIKSAHQPASFIGMDASGASAIFRTTGNDCCHLILRGGDQSPNYYEDDVENARVFMQKEGVNPSIIIDCSHANSRKHYERQKRVLRSLIDQVSWGEKAIRGFMLESNLEQGCQKIPEDLSTLKYGVSVTDACIGWDETERIVHHACDLLRKARSEGGIIQPL; encoded by the coding sequence ATGGCAAACGTAGATATTAGAATTAAGCAGGTTGAACCACTTGCTACACCGCAGCAGGTTGTCACCCTGCTGCCGGTTGATGAAAGAACGGCAGAATCCATACGTCGAAGCCGCCAAACGGTCAACGATATCATCCAAGGAAGGGACCAACGATTGCTTGCAATCATCGGTCCCTGTTCTCTGCATGACCCCAAGGCAGCGCTTGAATACGCACGGAAGCTCAAGAAGCTTGCAAGTGAGATCGAGGAAGAGATGTTTGTGGTGATGCGGACCTATTTTGAGAAACCGAGGACCGTAGGTGGTTGGAAGGGCCTTATCCTCGATCCAAAAATGGATGGCTCCTATGATATCGGTGGTGGCATCATGGCTGCCCGCTCCCTCCTGCTGGACATCGTGAAGATGGGACTTCCGGTCGGGTGTGAGGTGCTCGATCCCATTATTCCCCAGTACATCGACGAGTTGATGAGTTGGTCTTCGATTGGTGCAAGAACAACTGAGAGCCAGATCCACCGCAATCTTGCCAGTGGCTTGAGTGTGGCTGTCGGGTTCAAGAACAGTACCAGCGGGGACTTGTTTAATGCAATCAATGCCATCAAGAGCGCACATCAACCGGCATCATTCATTGGTATGGATGCCTCTGGCGCCAGTGCCATCTTCAGGACCACCGGTAATGATTGCTGTCACTTGATCCTTCGTGGTGGAGACCAGAGTCCAAATTACTATGAGGATGATGTAGAGAATGCAAGGGTCTTTATGCAGAAGGAGGGGGTGAATCCCTCAATCATCATAGATTGTAGTCATGCAAACTCCAGAAAACACTATGAAAGACAGAAACGGGTACTGCGTTCTCTCATAGACCAGGTCTCCTGGGGTGAGAAGGCCATTCGTGGCTTCATGTTGGAAAGCAACCTGGAACAGGGATGTCAAAAAATTCCTGAAGATCTATCTACCCTGAAATATGGAGTCTCTGTAACTGATGCCTGCATCGGTTGGGATGAGACTGAACGAATAGTACACCATGCTTGCGATTTGCTTCGCAAGGCTCGCAGCGAAGGCGGCATTATTCAGCCGCTGTGA
- a CDS encoding DJ-1 family glyoxalase III, whose product MVPSVLVILAEGFEEVEAITPIDLLRRSGAKVTVASLDTLTVKGAHGIVIHADTTLASCKKKSFDCVVLPGGGQGSKNLAASFEVLEKVIETAQSGVIAAICAAPAVVLGKTGLLDGKRVTGYPGTEETCPGLVLENESFIVDGSLVTGQGPGAAMPFSLALIGVLFDQRTQEAIAEQLQYKG is encoded by the coding sequence ATGGTTCCCTCAGTTTTGGTAATCCTTGCAGAAGGATTTGAAGAGGTCGAGGCTATCACACCGATCGATCTGCTTAGGCGAAGTGGGGCAAAAGTTACCGTAGCTTCCCTTGATACTCTTACAGTGAAAGGTGCCCATGGCATTGTGATTCATGCCGATACGACCCTGGCATCCTGCAAGAAGAAGTCATTCGATTGTGTGGTCCTTCCAGGGGGAGGGCAAGGATCGAAAAATCTAGCTGCATCCTTCGAGGTTTTGGAGAAGGTTATTGAGACTGCCCAGAGCGGGGTGATCGCCGCCATTTGTGCCGCTCCCGCAGTTGTCCTTGGCAAAACCGGCTTGTTGGACGGTAAACGGGTTACAGGATATCCAGGGACAGAAGAGACCTGCCCTGGGTTGGTGCTAGAGAATGAATCATTCATCGTGGACGGTTCTTTGGTTACCGGACAAGGACCTGGGGCTGCCATGCCGTTCTCTTTGGCGCTTATCGGGGTATTGTTCGACCAACGGACGCAAGAAGCTATAGCAGAACAACTGCAATACAAGGGGTAA
- a CDS encoding DUF1846 domain-containing protein → MGAIGFDNEKYLEEQRHYILERVKQSDGKLYLECGGKLLFDYHASRVLPGFDPNVKMRVFQSLKEQIDVIICIHSGDIERRKMRSDFGITYDTDVFKMIDDFSKWGLKVTRVVITRFDEEPGSVHFKNILEQRGITVYTHRATHGYPNNVDLIVSDEGYGANPYIETDRPVVIVTGPGPGSGKLGTCLSQMYHDYKEGRHSGYSKFETFPIWNLPIDHPVNIAYESATADLGDKNLIDHFHASAYNQITVNYSRDLEAYPLLNRILSKITGEDCPYKSPTDMGVNRCGFGIINDEVVRKAGEQEIIRRYYRAACEYVQGIGTKDTVERSLSIMDGAKLSSENRSVVPAAKQALERGIERNKGINGIVCAAAIELPDGRIVTGCNSPFLHASSALILNAVKVLADIDHEIDLIPPAIVQSVTEMKRDVLNGRGVSLNLDEVLICLAMSCAISEDAKKASAVLPLLHGCEVHMTHIPSSGDSSGLRKLVLNVTSDPRFPTSSMYNPA, encoded by the coding sequence GTGGGTGCAATTGGATTTGACAATGAGAAATATCTGGAGGAGCAACGTCATTATATCCTCGAGCGAGTGAAGCAGAGTGATGGGAAGCTCTATCTGGAATGTGGTGGCAAGCTCCTGTTCGACTACCATGCATCACGCGTGCTTCCTGGATTTGACCCGAATGTGAAGATGCGCGTATTCCAATCACTTAAGGAACAGATTGATGTTATCATCTGTATCCATAGTGGTGATATAGAACGACGAAAAATGCGGAGTGATTTTGGAATCACCTATGATACTGATGTATTCAAGATGATCGATGATTTCTCCAAGTGGGGCTTGAAGGTCACCCGTGTGGTAATTACCCGTTTTGATGAGGAACCAGGCTCGGTCCACTTCAAGAATATTCTTGAGCAACGTGGCATTACCGTCTACACCCATCGTGCAACCCATGGATACCCAAATAATGTAGACCTCATAGTAAGTGACGAAGGTTATGGTGCAAACCCGTACATTGAAACCGACAGACCGGTCGTTATCGTCACCGGTCCTGGCCCGGGTTCCGGAAAGCTTGGTACCTGCCTCTCACAGATGTATCATGACTACAAGGAAGGACGGCATAGTGGATACTCAAAGTTCGAGACGTTCCCGATCTGGAACCTGCCCATTGATCATCCGGTGAATATCGCCTATGAAAGTGCAACCGCTGATCTTGGGGACAAGAACCTGATCGACCACTTCCATGCAAGTGCCTACAACCAGATCACGGTCAATTATTCCAGGGATCTGGAAGCCTATCCTCTTCTTAACCGGATCTTGAGCAAGATCACCGGCGAGGATTGTCCTTACAAGAGTCCCACTGACATGGGGGTCAATCGCTGTGGGTTTGGTATCATCAATGATGAGGTTGTCAGGAAAGCTGGTGAGCAGGAAATTATCAGGCGCTACTATCGAGCTGCCTGTGAATATGTCCAGGGTATAGGCACCAAGGATACCGTCGAGCGGAGCCTTTCCATCATGGATGGTGCAAAGCTTTCCAGTGAAAACCGCAGTGTTGTCCCTGCAGCCAAGCAAGCCCTCGAGCGAGGCATTGAACGGAATAAGGGCATAAATGGGATTGTCTGTGCTGCGGCAATTGAGTTGCCTGATGGGCGGATCGTCACCGGCTGTAATTCACCATTCCTACACGCTTCCTCTGCCTTGATTCTCAACGCAGTGAAGGTGCTTGCGGATATCGACCACGAGATCGACCTCATCCCTCCTGCAATCGTTCAGTCTGTGACAGAGATGAAACGTGATGTGCTTAATGGTAGGGGCGTAAGCCTGAATCTTGATGAGGTGCTCATCTGCCTGGCCATGAGTTGCGCAATCAGCGAGGATGCCAAGAAAGCAAGTGCAGTCCTGCCACTTCTCCATGGATGTGAAGTGCATATGACCCATATTCCTAGTAGTGGAGACTCCTCAGGGTTGAGAAAACTGGTACTCAATGTTACCAGTGATCCAAGGTTCCCCACCTCTTCCATGTATAATCCAGCCTAG
- a CDS encoding AbrB family transcriptional regulator yields the protein MNLLPLLILHGVGATGALLLRRFRIPAGTLIGALVAVMILNSVQSSPTTYPEDLRVFVQIFSGLVIGTRFTRGDIKTLKTMAFPIIILVVVLLSTNLLFAFIMQHFTSLSFMTSFFACAPGGVSDLALVATDFGAVMEHVALLQLFRLVSVIIVFPPMIRAMLKIDDHTTQKKETERVGSSRSVSSSWFLATIACAMTGGLLFNAAAIPAGAILGSIVGVALLNLVSDKATYPRTLKMLVQIAAGSYIGSRITVQTLFEIKVLLLPALILTVELFFMAFVTAAILHKLCRLDWATSLFSSTPGGIQEMGLISDELGLETPKIVLMHTFRILAVLGVLPLIAGLFGGI from the coding sequence ATGAATTTACTTCCATTACTCATATTGCATGGTGTCGGGGCTACAGGGGCACTGCTTTTACGGCGGTTTCGAATACCTGCAGGGACCTTGATTGGAGCCCTTGTTGCTGTAATGATTCTCAACAGTGTTCAGTCCTCTCCCACTACATACCCTGAAGATCTTCGTGTCTTTGTACAGATCTTTAGTGGTCTGGTGATCGGGACCCGTTTCACTCGTGGCGATATCAAAACGCTGAAAACCATGGCATTCCCCATCATCATCCTGGTGGTGGTACTACTTTCGACCAACCTTCTTTTTGCCTTCATCATGCAACACTTCACCAGCTTGAGTTTTATGACAAGCTTCTTTGCATGTGCTCCTGGAGGAGTATCTGATTTGGCTCTGGTGGCTACTGATTTCGGGGCAGTAATGGAACACGTTGCCCTCTTGCAACTCTTCCGCTTGGTCTCCGTGATCATAGTATTTCCCCCGATGATCAGGGCAATGCTCAAGATTGATGATCATACCACCCAAAAAAAAGAAACAGAGCGGGTTGGTTCATCCAGATCAGTCTCTTCTTCGTGGTTCCTTGCCACCATCGCCTGTGCAATGACCGGTGGGCTGCTTTTCAATGCTGCAGCAATCCCTGCAGGAGCGATCCTTGGTTCCATCGTAGGGGTTGCACTGTTGAATCTTGTAAGCGACAAGGCGACGTACCCAAGAACACTGAAAATGTTAGTGCAAATAGCAGCAGGATCCTATATAGGAAGCAGAATCACTGTGCAGACCCTTTTTGAGATTAAGGTGTTGTTGCTCCCTGCTCTCATCCTGACCGTTGAACTCTTTTTCATGGCATTTGTCACTGCCGCCATCCTTCACAAACTCTGTCGTTTGGACTGGGCTACCAGTCTCTTCTCCTCCACCCCTGGAGGAATCCAGGAAATGGGCTTGATCAGCGATGAATTGGGACTGGAAACCCCCAAAATCGTCTTGATGCATACATTTCGCATCCTGGCGGTCCTGGGGGTACTTCCCTTGATAGCCGGTCTTTTTGGTGGTATCTAG
- a CDS encoding Rrf2 family transcriptional regulator — protein sequence MKLSTKGRYSLQTMVYLATCKENCSIRSISEATGISSGYLEQLMIPLRRAKLVVAERGVQGGYRISRNGITCHEVLNASEGDFHPVPCKECSRTEACKTHQIWALLQNAVVTYSKQVLIEDLASHLVELEVGGGI from the coding sequence ATGAAATTATCGACAAAAGGCAGGTACTCGTTGCAGACCATGGTCTATCTGGCCACCTGCAAGGAGAATTGCAGTATACGCTCAATCAGTGAAGCGACAGGTATCAGCAGTGGATATCTGGAGCAATTGATGATTCCTCTCAGACGTGCAAAACTCGTGGTTGCAGAGCGTGGTGTACAGGGAGGATATCGTATTTCCCGTAATGGAATTACTTGCCATGAAGTACTAAATGCCAGTGAAGGTGACTTTCATCCAGTTCCGTGTAAGGAATGCAGTAGGACTGAAGCCTGTAAAACGCACCAGATTTGGGCGTTGTTGCAGAACGCGGTAGTTACCTATTCAAAGCAGGTTTTGATTGAGGACCTAGCCTCACATTTGGTTGAACTTGAGGTGGGGGGAGGCATATGA
- a CDS encoding Rrf2 family transcriptional regulator, whose product MKISTRGRYGLRLLVDLAEHQNEGPVALSHVAHRQDLSEKYLQQVALLLTRGGFLISIKGAGGGYQLKDSPEKILIYDVLDLLEGNITFEETSPGQESAIERVIRLHFYQKLDQEVRKVFENVTLAEVTRAEWFTYMI is encoded by the coding sequence ATGAAGATTTCCACACGAGGTCGCTACGGCCTGAGATTGCTTGTAGATCTGGCTGAACACCAGAATGAGGGTCCAGTGGCACTATCCCATGTTGCACACCGACAGGATCTCAGTGAGAAATATCTGCAGCAAGTTGCATTACTCCTTACCCGTGGTGGATTCTTGATCTCCATCAAGGGAGCTGGTGGGGGATACCAGCTCAAGGACAGCCCGGAGAAGATTTTAATCTATGATGTGCTCGATCTCCTGGAAGGTAATATTACCTTTGAGGAAACATCACCAGGACAGGAATCAGCCATTGAGCGGGTGATCAGGTTGCACTTCTACCAAAAATTGGACCAGGAAGTACGTAAGGTGTTTGAAAATGTCACCTTGGCTGAGGTGACCAGGGCAGAGTGGTTTACCTATATGATCTGA
- the cysK gene encoding cysteine synthase A codes for MSGHIYQDITEKIGKTPLVKIHRLHDGDATVLAKLESFNPLSSVKDRVALSMIEGAEQRGLLSADSVIIEPTSGNTGVGLAYVAAVKGYRLIITMPETMSIERRKLLSALGAELVLTEGALGMKGSIAKAEELANQIPHAFIPSQFDNPDNPAVHYRTTGVEIWEDTAHNVDLFVAGVGTGGTISGVGKYLKEQNPQVKIVAVEPSTSPVLSEGYGGPHKIQGIGAGFVPGNLNRSVIDEIVTVEDAKAGKTARSLAKQEGLLVGISSGAAMYVALQYAADPAWKGKTIVVLLPDSGERYLSTWLFEED; via the coding sequence ATGAGTGGACATATTTACCAGGATATCACAGAGAAAATTGGCAAAACACCCTTGGTCAAGATCCATCGGCTTCATGATGGGGATGCTACTGTGCTTGCTAAGCTTGAGAGCTTCAATCCTCTCTCCAGTGTGAAGGATCGTGTGGCCCTGTCCATGATTGAGGGAGCTGAGCAGCGTGGCCTGCTTTCAGCTGATTCGGTCATCATCGAGCCTACCAGTGGGAACACCGGGGTGGGATTGGCCTATGTTGCTGCGGTTAAGGGCTATCGCTTGATTATCACTATGCCTGAGACGATGAGTATTGAAAGAAGGAAGCTTCTCTCTGCTTTGGGTGCTGAATTGGTCCTGACCGAAGGGGCCTTAGGCATGAAAGGATCAATTGCAAAGGCTGAGGAGCTTGCCAATCAGATTCCTCATGCATTCATTCCAAGTCAGTTTGATAATCCCGATAATCCAGCTGTCCACTATCGGACAACTGGTGTGGAGATATGGGAGGACACCGCTCATAATGTCGACCTGTTTGTTGCAGGAGTCGGCACGGGTGGAACCATCAGTGGAGTGGGCAAGTATCTCAAGGAACAAAATCCACAAGTAAAGATAGTTGCCGTGGAACCTTCAACCAGCCCAGTGCTGAGTGAAGGATATGGTGGTCCTCACAAGATTCAGGGTATTGGGGCAGGGTTTGTCCCCGGTAATCTCAACCGCTCAGTAATCGATGAGATAGTGACTGTTGAGGATGCAAAGGCAGGAAAGACTGCACGATCTCTTGCAAAGCAGGAGGGACTGTTGGTTGGCATTTCCAGCGGGGCGGCAATGTATGTTGCGCTCCAGTATGCTGCAGATCCAGCTTGGAAGGGTAAGACCATTGTTGTCCTGCTACCTGATTCTGGAGAGCGGTATTTATCCACCTGGTTGTTCGAAGAAGACTAG
- a CDS encoding DNA glycosylase, translated as MNDTLINLEATLFCGQTFAWTKEGSTYEAVLGGRHVMFEEADFPTLVAEDTLFSHYFDMEWEYDEAERELSALDPHLSTLISQYRSIHILNQDPWEVLVSFLLSQNNNIKRIRGMYQTLSRTYGTEISPGIFAFPRPEQLEGVSETAFRALGMGFRAPYLISAISHASLLESIQSLDYLSAKELLKSIRGVGEKVASCILLFGYHHMEAFPLDTWMQKVMKRHYPTKDETFFAPYAALAQQYLFHGERLGGRQ; from the coding sequence ATGAATGATACCCTGATCAATCTCGAGGCAACGTTGTTTTGTGGACAAACATTTGCTTGGACCAAGGAAGGCTCAACCTATGAAGCGGTGCTGGGAGGGCGTCATGTCATGTTTGAGGAAGCTGACTTCCCCACATTGGTGGCAGAGGATACCCTCTTCTCTCATTACTTCGATATGGAGTGGGAATATGATGAGGCTGAGCGTGAGCTCAGCGCACTAGACCCCCATCTCTCTACGCTCATCAGCCAGTATCGCAGTATTCATATACTCAACCAAGATCCATGGGAAGTGTTGGTCAGTTTTCTTCTCAGCCAAAATAACAATATCAAGCGGATTCGTGGTATGTATCAAACCCTTTCCAGAACATATGGGACAGAGATTTCTCCAGGTATATTTGCCTTTCCCCGTCCAGAGCAGCTTGAGGGGGTGAGTGAGACTGCGTTTAGGGCACTGGGCATGGGGTTCAGAGCTCCCTACCTTATCAGCGCAATCTCCCATGCAAGTCTGCTTGAATCCATCCAATCCCTGGACTACCTGTCTGCAAAAGAGTTGCTCAAGAGCATTAGGGGAGTAGGGGAAAAGGTTGCCTCATGTATTTTGCTGTTTGGGTATCATCATATGGAAGCATTCCCACTCGATACCTGGATGCAGAAGGTGATGAAGCGACACTATCCCACTAAAGATGAAACATTCTTTGCACCGTATGCAGCACTTGCTCAGCAGTACCTGTTCCATGGGGAGCGTCTAGGAGGTAGGCAGTGA
- a CDS encoding cyclase family protein — translation MIGVTVVGIRFDQFPPSVHSKFSFTEKQLSAITIKLRKQTRSDAVILLSTCDRVEVWCENPQIDCKEPFLRALSLPVLIWVEHTYHIFGEEAIEHLFTLACGLLSPLFGEDQIISQIHTSLLRSRIHGCASPRMEYLFREAITTAKAVQSKVDLQVPDESLAEAVFMLLEKREVEKKVMIIGSSALSRLVAKVLSGKGYQVSMTFRDLEKADLLLPGGVKALSYEERFDHFRSYDVVISATKGMEYTVDLDSPDGPKLFIDLAPVRDVNPVLAERKDVEVLTVEDFSVSLPRKEAAAVQASTIVSERLGKAIHYLTYRHQVEEVQHMAGQAANDLVYRLNSLLASHKLDLDFRKNLYETARKAFSHQLYQEKKREAAIQRYDLSVSLESGHAIYDGDPDTILEPLHTIEREGWNLTRLSLGSHTGTHMDSPAHLLKDGKTLDTYPLSRFFATAYVMDCRSLEIIDPEDIPELDPSCDAVLFWTEGKVQLSVASVNNLLARGIRLFGFDTPNCDRSGDLSFPVHHAIFAQDALIIENLVKLDMVVSKVVQLTCLPLSFKNADGAPTRVIATVR, via the coding sequence GTGATAGGTGTAACAGTAGTTGGGATCCGGTTTGATCAGTTTCCTCCTTCAGTCCATTCGAAATTCTCATTCACTGAAAAGCAGCTTAGTGCAATAACCATTAAACTGCGTAAGCAAACCCGTAGTGATGCGGTTATCCTGCTTTCCACCTGTGACCGTGTGGAAGTGTGGTGTGAGAACCCACAAATTGATTGCAAGGAGCCGTTCCTCAGGGCACTATCCCTTCCCGTGCTCATATGGGTTGAACATACCTACCATATCTTCGGAGAGGAGGCAATCGAGCATCTGTTCACATTGGCATGTGGATTGCTCAGTCCCTTGTTTGGTGAGGACCAGATTATCAGCCAGATACACACAAGCCTCTTGAGAAGTCGAATCCATGGCTGTGCTTCACCCAGGATGGAGTACCTCTTCAGGGAAGCAATTACCACGGCAAAAGCAGTTCAGTCGAAGGTTGACTTGCAGGTTCCCGATGAGTCCCTGGCTGAGGCAGTGTTTATGCTTCTTGAGAAGCGGGAAGTCGAAAAGAAGGTGATGATTATCGGGAGTAGTGCCCTCTCTCGTCTTGTGGCAAAGGTCCTTTCTGGAAAGGGCTATCAGGTAAGCATGACCTTCCGGGATCTTGAGAAAGCAGATCTTTTGCTGCCAGGGGGAGTGAAGGCTCTTTCCTATGAGGAGCGTTTTGATCATTTCAGATCATACGATGTAGTGATCAGTGCAACCAAGGGAATGGAGTACACCGTTGATCTCGACAGCCCCGATGGCCCAAAGCTTTTTATTGACCTTGCCCCGGTAAGGGATGTCAATCCAGTACTGGCTGAAAGGAAAGATGTTGAAGTACTCACGGTGGAAGACTTTTCCGTGTCCCTGCCCCGTAAGGAAGCAGCTGCTGTTCAAGCAAGCACGATAGTCTCTGAGCGTCTGGGTAAGGCTATACACTATCTAACCTACCGACATCAGGTGGAGGAAGTGCAACATATGGCAGGCCAGGCTGCAAACGACTTGGTCTATCGGCTCAATAGCTTGCTCGCTTCACACAAACTGGACCTTGATTTCCGTAAGAATCTGTATGAGACCGCCAGAAAGGCATTCAGTCACCAACTCTACCAGGAGAAAAAGAGGGAAGCTGCAATACAGCGGTATGATCTTTCCGTAAGCTTGGAAAGTGGCCATGCAATTTATGATGGGGACCCTGATACCATTCTCGAACCATTGCATACCATTGAGAGAGAGGGGTGGAACCTGACCAGGCTCTCTCTCGGCTCCCACACAGGTACCCATATGGACAGCCCTGCTCATCTGTTGAAGGATGGCAAAACACTCGATACCTATCCGCTCTCCAGGTTCTTTGCCACTGCCTATGTGATGGATTGCAGGAGCCTTGAAATAATTGATCCAGAAGATATTCCTGAACTAGATCCTTCCTGTGATGCTGTTCTGTTCTGGACAGAAGGCAAGGTACAACTGAGTGTGGCATCAGTGAACAATCTGCTTGCAAGGGGAATTCGCTTATTCGGGTTTGATACCCCAAACTGTGACCGCAGCGGAGATCTTTCATTTCCAGTCCATCATGCTATCTTTGCTCAGGATGCCTTGATCATCGAGAACTTGGTTAAACTGGATATGGTAGTTTCCAAGGTGGTACAGCTTACCTGTCTCCCTCTCTCATTCAAGAATGCAGACGGCGCTCCCACTCGGGTTATTGCCACGGTAAGGTAG
- a CDS encoding cytidylate kinase-like family protein, with protein sequence MSTNTVFTIGRQFGSGGRQVGKNLAEKLGIPFYDKELIAISAQDSGLSEALFSNADEKATSSIFYSLVMGNYPMASGALGVTEMPLNDQLFLIQSKTIKRLASEGSCVIVGRCADYILREMENTINIFIHADLESRAERAIRVYEIEEKKAEDICLKTDKQRANFYNYYSDRKWGMCRTYDLSLDSGKLGIDGCVDQIINYEQLWQKNKGKAI encoded by the coding sequence ATGAGTACAAACACCGTATTTACCATTGGACGACAGTTTGGAAGCGGCGGACGGCAAGTAGGGAAGAATCTGGCGGAAAAACTGGGAATTCCCTTCTATGACAAAGAACTCATTGCGATTAGTGCACAGGACAGCGGCCTTAGTGAGGCGCTCTTCTCAAACGCTGATGAGAAAGCGACCAGCAGTATCTTTTACTCTCTTGTAATGGGTAACTATCCTATGGCCAGTGGAGCCCTAGGTGTTACAGAGATGCCGCTGAATGACCAACTTTTCCTTATCCAAAGCAAAACGATCAAGCGACTCGCATCAGAAGGGTCTTGTGTTATCGTGGGCAGGTGTGCTGATTACATTCTCAGGGAGATGGAGAATACCATCAATATCTTCATCCATGCAGATTTGGAGAGTAGGGCAGAACGTGCAATTCGTGTATATGAGATTGAAGAGAAGAAGGCAGAAGATATATGTCTGAAAACAGACAAGCAGAGGGCCAACTTCTACAACTACTACAGTGATCGGAAGTGGGGTATGTGCCGTACCTATGATCTGAGTCTTGACAGTGGAAAGCTTGGAATTGATGGCTGTGTGGATCAGATCATCAACTACGAACAGCTTTGGCAGAAGAATAAAGGTAAGGCGATCTGA
- a CDS encoding GntR family transcriptional regulator has product MSETISSQLIDHIYDTLRDQIRSGTLPGGTKLSENTLAATFACSRTPVREALKRLDQDGFVVTIAHSGTYVKDLTMQEYQHLTEVRAYLEALAIRSACEQHADASALEQILDTMDGLIEEKGPFHIQKFSELHYQFHFELVSLARNDLLTLTYSRLNLGEAALLFSQTLNKRGLRKTQEEHRKLVAAIKSHDAIKGERFMLAHLWRKRNQFKKQDQEG; this is encoded by the coding sequence ATGTCAGAAACCATAAGCAGCCAATTGATTGATCATATCTATGATACCCTACGGGACCAAATTCGAAGTGGAACACTCCCTGGGGGCACAAAACTCTCTGAAAACACATTGGCGGCGACATTTGCATGCAGCAGGACTCCGGTAAGAGAGGCATTAAAGCGCCTGGACCAGGATGGGTTTGTGGTTACCATCGCCCATAGCGGGACCTATGTAAAGGACCTGACCATGCAGGAATACCAGCACCTGACCGAGGTACGAGCATACCTCGAAGCGCTTGCCATCCGCTCTGCTTGCGAGCAACATGCCGATGCAAGTGCCTTGGAGCAAATTCTTGATACCATGGATGGTTTGATAGAAGAAAAGGGACCTTTCCACATACAGAAATTCAGCGAACTGCACTATCAGTTCCACTTTGAGTTGGTGTCGCTTGCAAGAAACGACCTGCTCACCCTCACCTACAGCCGATTGAATCTTGGGGAGGCTGCCTTGCTGTTCAGCCAGACATTGAATAAGCGTGGACTAAGAAAGACCCAGGAAGAGCACAGGAAGCTGGTTGCAGCAATCAAGAGCCATGACGCAATAAAAGGCGAGCGTTTCATGCTCGCCCATCTCTGGAGAAAACGCAATCAGTTCAAGAAGCAGGATCAGGAAGGGTAA